A stretch of Triticum aestivum cultivar Chinese Spring chromosome 1D, IWGSC CS RefSeq v2.1, whole genome shotgun sequence DNA encodes these proteins:
- the LOC123182273 gene encoding respiratory burst oxidase homolog protein C has protein sequence MPSRVGADDARGGPGVGETVDASGGVRERAVPPGNRSAARKTARFAEPVSAPRGSGNVDDDDGDGVEITFDMRDYTNAVHRVRPVARGEDPGVKLLARTPEKRESSSGYGALKNATTRIQQETRRVASLKRRGGGFDRSMPSAPARALEALKFVSGTDASDGWTDAERFYDRNARLPRSMFGQCIGMEEAAFAGELFDTLGRRRRISGDSIDKAELREFWDQISAPSYESRLQLFFDMVDKDADGRISQVEFKQIIMLSASANKLTVGEQDSEECARLIMEKLDPDSLGYIELYDLETLLVKLSSTTNGDEPSKPMAEPNPLRRWYRHARYFLKDNWRPCWAASLNRRGGGFDRSMPSAPARALEGLKFVSGTDASDGWTDAERFFDRNARLPRSMFGQCIGMKEAAFAGELFDTLGRQRRISGDNIDKEELLEFWDQISDRSYVGRLQLFFDMVDKDADGRISQVEFKQIITLSASANKLKVGEQDSEECARLIMEKLDPDGLGYIELYDLEKLLVKPSSELMPIEMTTNGDEPSKPMVELNPLRRWYRHARYFLKDNWRRCWVMLLWLSICVGLFAWKFVQYRHRPVFQVMGYCVCVAKGGAETLKFNMALTLLPVCRNVITWLRSRTTAGRFVPFNDNLNFHKVIAVGISVGAGLHVVSHLACDFPRLLHATDDEYEPMKQFFGDVKPPNYWWFVKGTEGWTGLVMLVLMAIAFTLATGRFRNRTPWLPKPKKQDDNLPQHKKRDNLPGLLHRLTEYGSASRNRLTMLFYTLLNRFTGYNAFLYTHHLFVIVYALLIVHGHFLYLTKKWQKKTTWMYLAVPMIVYACERLTRTLRSRVRAVHKVKAVVHPEPAALLSLHLSKPEGFRYKSGQYIFVKCPNVSSFEWHPFSITSAPEDDYVSVHIKEMGDWTKDLRDAFFKVCEPLTEEKKTEILRVEYDHDKAMPTLGGRLKYPTVLIDGPYGAPAQDYKQYETLLLVGLGIGATPMISIIKDIINNMKRLPGDIESGNPSDGSRSSSFRTRRAYFYWITREQESLEWFHGIMDEVAEMDKQGVIELHVHCTSVHGEGDARSAVITVAQSLNHDKHGIDIISGTRVKTSFGRANWSEVYRHIARQNQRKRVGVFYCGMPALMKELRKLAKVSSRETSTTFEFHKENF, from the exons ATGCCTAGCCGGGTGGGCGCTGACGACGCCAGGGGCGGCCCCGGAGTGGGGGAGACCGTGGACGCCAGCGGCGGCGTGCGCGAGAGAGCCGTGCCTCCGGGGAACCGTTCCGCGGCGCGGAAGACCGCGCGGTTCGCGGAGCCCGTGTCCGCGCCGCGCGGGAGCGGCAAcgtcgacgacgacgacggcgacggcgtggAGATCACCTTCGACATGCGGGACTACACGAACGCGGTGCACCGCGTGAGACCGGTGGCGCGCGGTGAGGACCCGGGCGTGAAGCTGCTGGCGCGGACGCCGGAGAAGCGGGAGTCCTCGTCCGGCTATGGCGCGCTCAAGAACGCCACGACGCGGATCCAGCAGGAGACCCGGCGGGTCGCGTCCTTGAAACGCCGGGGAGGCGGCTTCGACAGGTCCATGCCGTCCGCCCCCGCGCGCGCGCTCGAGGCTCTCAAGTTCGTCAGCGGGACAGACGCCTCCGACGGATGGACCGACGCCGAGAGGTTCTACGACAGAAATGCACGCCTCCCCCGCTCCATGTTCGGCCAGTGCATCG GTATGGAAGAGGCCGCGTTCGCCGGCGAGCTGTTCGACACGCTGGGAAGGCGGCGGCGCATCTCCGGGGACAGCATCGACAAGGCGGAGCTGCGTGAGTTCTGGGATCAAATCTCCGCCCCCAGCTACGAGAGCCGCCTGCAGCTCTTCTTCGACAT GGTGGACAAGGACGCTGACGGGAGGATCAGCCAGGTGGAGTTCAAACAG ATAATTATGTTGAGCGCATCGGCGAACAAGCTAACGGTGGGCGAACAGGACTCCGAGGAGTGTGCCCGGTTAATCATGGAGAAGTTGGACCCCGACAGCCTTGGCTACATTGAG TTGTACGACCTAGAGACATTATTGGTGAAATTGTCTTCCACGACCAACGGGGATGAACCGAGCAAGCCGATGGCGGAACCCAATCCTCTCAGGCGGTGGTACCGCCACGCCAGATACTTCCTCAAGGACAATTGGCGCCCCTGCTGGGCCGCGTCCTTGAACCGCCGGGGAGGCGGCTTCGACAGGTCCATGCCGTCCGCCCCCGCGCGCGCGCTCGAGGGTCTCAAGTTCGTCAGCGGGACAGACGCCTCCGACGGATGGACCGACGCCGAGAGGTTCTTCGACAGAAATGCACGCCTCCCCCGCTCCATGTTCGGCCAGTGCATCG GTATGAAAGAGGCCGCGTTCGCCGGCGAGCTGTTCGACACGCTGGGAAGGCAGCGGCGCATCTCCGGGGACAACATCGACAAGGAAGAGCTGCTCGAGTTCTGGGATCAAATCTCCGACCGCAGCTACGTGGGCCGCCTGCAGCTCTTCTTCGACAT GGTGGACAAGGACGCTGACGGGAGGATCAGCCAGGTGGAGTTCAAACAG ATAATTACGTTGAGCGCGTCAGCGAACAAGCTAAAGGTGGGCGAACAGGACTCCGAGGAGTGTGCCCGGTTAATCATGGAGAAGTTGGACCCCGACGGCCTTGGCTACATCGAG TTGTACGACCTAGAGAAACTATTGGTTAAACCGTCGAGCGAGTTGATGCCGATCGAGATGACGACCAATGGCGATGAACCGAGCAAGCCGATGGTGGAACTCAATCCTCTCAGGCGGTGGTACCGCCATGCCAGATACTTCCTGAAGGACAATTGGCGCCGCTGTTGGGTGATGCTCCTGTGGCTCTCCATCTGCGTCGGTCTCTTTGCTTGGAAGTTCGTGCAGTACCGCCATCGTCCGGTGTTCCAGGTGATGGGCTACTGCGTGTGCGTGGCCAAGGGTGGTGCCGAGACGCTCAAGTTCAACATGGCGCTCACCCTCCTCCCCGTGTGCCGCAACGTCATCACATGGCTCCGGAGCCGCACCACCGCTGGGCGGTTCGTGCCGTTCAACGACAACCTCAACTTCCACAAGGTGATCGCCGTGGGGATCTCCGTCGGTGCCGGTTTGCATGTCGTCTCCCACCTAGCGTGCGACTTCCCGCGGCTATTGCACGCCACCGACGACGAGTACGAGCCCATGAAGCAGTTCTTCGGCGACGTGAAGCCGCCCAACTATTGGTGGTTCGTGAAGGGAACAGAGGGGTGGACGGGGCTGGTGATGTTGGTGCTCATGGCCATCGCCTTCACGCTCGCCACGGGGCGGTTCCGCAATAGGACACCCTGGCTCCCCAAGCCCAAGAAGCAGGATGACAACCTCCCCCAGCACAAGAAGCGAGACAACCTCCCAGGGTTGCTCCACCGCCTCACCGAGTATGGCAGCGCCTCACGCAACCGGCTCACTATGCTCTTCTACACCTTGCTCAATCGTTTCACTGGGTACAACGCCTTCTTGTACACACACCACCTCTTCGTCATCGTCTACGCGCTGCTCATCGTCCATGGCCACTTCCTCTACCTCACCAAGAAGTGGCAAAAGAAGACG ACGTGGATGTACCTGGCGGTGCCGATGATCGTGTACGCGTGCGAGCGACTGACCCGGACGCTGCGGTCGAGGGTGCGGGCGGTGCACAAAGTCAAGGCGGTCGTGCACCCGGAGCCGGCGGCCCTGCTGTCGCTGCACTTGTCCAAGCCAGAGGGGTTCAGGTACAAGAGCGGACAGTACATCTTCGTCAAATGCCCCAACGTCTCGTCATTCGAGTG GCACCCCTTCTCCATCACGTCGGCGCCGGAGGACGACTACGTCAGCGTCCACATCAAGGAGATGGGCGACTGGACCAAAGACCTCAGGGACGCCTTCTTCAAG GTTTGCGAGCCGTTGACGGAGGAGAAGAAGACCGAGATTCTCCGAGTAGAGTACGACCATGACAAGGCCATGCCAACTCTGGGAGGTCGACTAAA GTACCCGACGGTGCTGATTGACGGGCCGTACGGCGCGCCGGCGCAGGACTACAAGCAGTACGAGACCTTGCTACTGGTGGGACTCGGCATCGGAGCCACGCCCATGATCTCGATCATCAAGGACATCATCAACAACATGAAGCGGCTCCCCGGGGACATCGAGTCAGGCAACCCTAGCGACGGGAGCAGGTCATCATCGTTCCGGACTCGCCGAGCCTACTTCTACTGGATCACCCGGGAGCAAGAATCCCTGGAGTGgttccatgggatcatggacgagGTGGCGGAGATGGACAAGCAGGGCGTCATTGAGCTCCACGTCCACTGTACCAGCGTCCACGGGGAGGGTGACGCCCGGTCGGCGGTCATCACTGTGGCCCAGTCCCTCAACCACGACAAGCATGGCATTGACATCATCTCCGGCACTCGAGTCAAGACCAGCTTCGGCCGAGCAAACTGGAGCGAAGTCTACCGACACATCGCCCGGCAAAATCAAAGAAAACGTGTCG GAGTGTTCTACTGCGGCATGCCGGCACTGATGAAAGAGCTGCGCAAGCTTGCGAAGGTTTCCTCGAGAGAAACAAGCACCACATTCGAGTTCCACAAGGAGAACTTTTAG